Proteins encoded by one window of Thunnus thynnus chromosome 3, fThuThy2.1, whole genome shotgun sequence:
- the ptcd1 gene encoding pentatricopeptide repeat-containing protein 1, mitochondrial, whose protein sequence is MLTSVACSCVRNGRKITAPVAKLSLFPTVKTSPSGLKLTGVQHLSQHRPARLLTAPPWQLPTGLTVRSVSLSASSRGDADPRGSPSVPADGGDFGSLSVDMSSRRSFRKSSPYTQDLRYREDEAAAAGEEEEEESPVKPRRLTGRRNTPYWYFLQCKKLIKDNKLQEALDLFSRDMLQGERLQPEECNYSVLIGGCARAGQLKKAFKLYNDMKKRGLDATDATYTALFNACAESPSKQVGLQQALKLEQELRRKNYPLSTITYHALLKTHAITNHLQACLHTFREMLQNGHAVTQETFHYLLMGCLKDKEVGFRLALQVWRQMLKSGILPDSKNYNLLLRTARDCGIGDPALATGVLLRTDWECRKERERVSRVKSDSRHKDLIDIDFLERQLFIQPDSHGDSQKDIRDSEEESHSRQDSTRLIPVRQRENVSLPVNLADASTAPNLLDLFEGKSVGVISLGTVDRASDRLALIGGGQGFLEKMAAKGLNPDLRTLTLLADTMEPSYQSLQMLLKVAKQHQVKLDIAFFNSVIRRAARAGDLDGAKSVLSVMQQRNVSVDVQTFGSLALGCERQKDGLQLLKDMEEAGLRPNVQVFSALIGRAIRRLDYVYLKTILKSMSDMKVWPNEVIIRQLEFATQYPPNYNQYKSRNNYLVHINGFRGYYQQWLRAMPAQSAEDEQEAELQAEMDPAVLKTEAADGLTEAQRNQRAAARRYRSRNKDKTSSSASAL, encoded by the exons ATGTTAACGTCCGTCGCCTGTTCGTGCGTGCGAAACGGGAGGAAAATAACGGCCCCCGTTGCTAAGTTGTCCCTGTTTCCAACGGTTAAAACGTCACCCAGCGGACTGAAGTTGACAGGAGTACAACATTTGTCACAACACCGCCCTGCCAGACTCCTCACGGCGCCTCCCTGGCAGCTTCCAACGGGGCTAACTGTCAGATCCGTGTCCCTGTCAGCCTCCTCCCGAGGGGATGCGGACCCTCGGGGCTCCCCTTCAGTCCCTGCAGACGGAGGGGACTTCGGCTCTCTGTCCGTCGACATGTCCTCCAGGAGGTCGTTCAGGAAAAGCAGCCCGTACACCCAGGATTTGCGATACCGAGAGGACGAGGCAGCCGCCGCcggggaagaggaagaggaggagagccCGGTGAAGCCTCGCAGGTTGACCGGGAGGAGAAACACACCTTACTGGTACTTCTTACAGTGCAAGAAGCTGATTAAAGACAACAAG CTGCAGGAGGCTTTGGATTTGTTCAGCAGAGACATGCTGCAGGGAGAGAGGCTGCAGCCGGAGGAGTGCAACTACAGTGTCCTGATAGGAGGCTGTGCTCGAGCTGGACAACTCAAAAAGGCCTTCAAACTCTACAATGAT ATGAAGAAACGAGGTCTAGATGCTACAGATGCGACGTACACCGCGCTGTTTAACGCCTGCGCTGAGTCGCCATCAAAACAAGTCGGTCTTCAGCAGGCTCTGAAGTTGGAACAAGAACTCCGTCGTAAAAACTACCCCCTCAGCACCATCACGTACCACGCCCTTCTGAAGACGCACGCCATCACCAACCACCTTCAAGCCTGTCTGCACACGTTCAGG GAGATGCTGCAAAACGGCCACGCTGTAACTCAGGAGACGTTTCACTACCTACTGATGGGCTGTCTGAAGGACAAAGAAGTAGGATTCAGACTGGCTTTACAG gTTTGGCGCCAGATGTTGAAGTCAGGGATTCTTCCAGACTCTAAGAACTACAACCTGCTCTTGCGAACCGCGAGGGATTGTGGGATTGGAGATCCTGCCCTGGCCACTGGTGTTCTGCTGAGGACTGACTGGGAGTGTCGGAAAGAGAGGGAACGTGTGTCACGTGTCAAGTCAGACTCCAGACACAAAGATCTAATAGATATTGACTTTTTGGAGAGGCAGTTGTTTATCCAACCGGATTCACATGGTGACAGTCAGAAGGACATCAGAGACAGTGAGGAGGAGTCCCATAGCAGACAAGACTCAACCCGCTTGATACCAGTCAGACAAAGAGAAAACGTCTCGCTGCCTGTTAACTTAGCAGATGCTTCTACAGCCCCGAACCTACTGGACCTTTTTGAGGGAAAAAGCGTTGGTGTGATCTCCTTAGGCACCGTTGATCGAGCATCCGATAGACTCGCTCTGATCGGAGGAGGTCAAGGTTTCCTGGAGAAGATGGCAGCTAAAGGACTCAATCCAGACCTCAGAACTCTCACCCTGTTGGCCGATACGATGGAGCCAAGCTATCAGTCTTTACAGATGCTGTTGAAAGTCGCCAAGCAGCATCAGGTGAAGCTTGACATCGCGTTCTTTAACTCTGTGATTCGCCGAGCAGCCAGAGCCGGTGACCTGGATGGAGCAAAG TCCGTGTTGAGCGTGATGCAACAACGCAACGTCAGTGTGGATGTACAGACATTTGGGAGCCTCGCGCTGGGCTGCGAGCGACAGAAAGATGgtctgcagctgctgaaagACATGGAG gaGGCGGGATTAAGGCCTAACGTCCAGGTGTTTTCTGCCCTCATTGGCCGAGCAATTCGTCGACTGGATTACGTCTACCTTAAAACAATCCTCAAAAGCATGAGCGACATGAAGGTGTGGCCCAATGAGGTCATCATCAGACAGCTGGAGTTTGCTACTCAATATCCTCCCAACTATAACCAG TACAAGTCCAGAAACAACTATCTCGTTCACATTAATGGTTTTCGAGGTTACTACCAGCAGTGGCTGAGAGCCATGCCTGCCCAGAGCGCTGAAGACGAgcaggaagcagagctgcaggctGAGATGGATCCTGCTGTGTTGAAAACAGAAGCTGCAGATGGATTGACAGAAGCCCAGAGGAACCAGAGAGCAGCAGCGAGGAGATATCGTTCTCGTAACAAGGACAAGACGAGCAGCTCTGCATCAGCTCTCTAA
- the LOC137180028 gene encoding stonustoxin subunit alpha-like, with the protein MEERVGAPTSARLVSEQDHQVPTSCPVANGTPPPEDALLADEPQTRADFLKYYCHLTLDPNTAYRELLLSEGNREAELTDLVQTYPEHPDRFSHLFQVLCKEGLTGRCYWEVEFKGSIEIAVAYKDLARSDYFNECAFGCNDKSWSLDLNKNHECFRHNDEETVVPEPQSSRVGVYLDHKAGILSFYCVSDTMLQLMHREETTFTQPLYPGLWIAGSAQLCDLE; encoded by the exons ATGGAAGAGAGAGTCGGAGCTCCAACCTCAGCGCGGCTG GTGTCTGAACAAGACCATCAAGTTCCAACCTCCTGTCCTGTGGCCAACGGCACACCTCCTCCTG AAGATGCTTTGCTAGCAGATGAACCCCAAACCAGAGCTGACTTCTTAAAAT ATTACTGCCACCTCACCCTGGACCCAAACACAGCATACAGAGAGCTGCTTCTGTCTGAGGGGAACAGAGAGGCCGAGCTCACGGATTTAGTCCAGACGTATCCTGAACACCCGGACAGGTTCTCTCACCTCTTTCAGGTGTTGTGTAAAGAGGGTCTGACAGGacgctgttactgggaggtggagtttAAAGGATCTATAGAAATAGCAGTGGCGTACAAAGATCTCGCCAGGTCAGACTATTTTAACGAGTGTGCATTCGGGTGCAACGACAAGTCCTGGAGTTTAGACTTGAACAAAAACCATGAATGTTTCAGACAcaatgatgaggagactgtggTTCCTGAGCCTCAGTCCTCCAGAGTCGGGGTGTACCTGGATCATAaggcaggtattctgtccttctactgTGTGTCTGACACAATGCTGCAGCTGATGCACAGAGAGGAGACCACGTTCACACAGCCGCTGTACCCTGGACTGTGGATCGCAGGCAGCGCCCAGCTGTGTGACCTGGAGTAG
- the fbxl18 gene encoding F-box/LRR-repeat protein 18 has product MSGTVRGIFEGMDRQIVKAICDKDTMGSASVGMSDLSDEILLCILRHVPVCDLLMNVAQVCHKLQILCYDKALLSHVSFSEEYMADDLLMRYILRQLSNHVQSLSLNGVYWLCGSTVEKLSRCRAVTHLDITGCRLTALRLSRLLSSLTLLRSLAIDVTSSFNSGQLSSEAVDTLSRLSELRQTLLTPSYGVVPCCAQLRKLMLQFDISDVTRDGVGVCCQLMMGQSSVPHYKQLEEFSARLAPGEVNQTLLLLYLAVFSVHVPERLRVFLVSIPGPNPAHWPAAPSLARSLGQRGDLEALQLPRSWLDSLSLKRALEGNSPKHLSFSRCPHFWPQVFESLLEGGVKDATQLISLNLSGINHVLYSECRSVDDQLVAVTMNRLAATCCNLKHLNLMHTHYHHENTSELSGDTHLCASLAKFRHLRSLTLPACALSDGVNTNHISTKNSSSSSLFLGLKKPPRVGLQNYKPNSEPSLSGDSTSGLAQLLAGCPLLETLELIGPGFVSALPRLEPCARASVEPRGMCAWAQGVGDAHLAVLEAFSRLRRLTLAGLPGVLRGTGLIQLARQCRDLQVLSIANMGSLKTMNYAPALLDTLRQCTQLKEFRLEQPHLNANASFFEALSCCSRLQRFCLISRSGTFDPSAVETFMERCSHVTMCHMFMGGTLVACRTLQKALQEKFSVERSALNVVIYPLQHEDLPSVIRDIPLTLLDRITLFQSHVAQPPHLSPW; this is encoded by the exons ATGAGTGGGACTGTCAGAGGGATTTTTGAGGGCATGGATCGACAGATTGTGAAG GCTATATGTGACAAGGACACGATGGGTTCTGCCTCGGTAGGAATGTCAGATTTGTCCGATGAGATCCTGCTGTGCATCCTCCGCCATGTTCCAGTGTGTGACCTGCTGATGAATGTGGCACAAGTCTGCCACAAGTTACAGATACTGTGCTACGACAAGGCCCTGCTTTCACACGTCAGCTTCTCTGAGGAGTACATG gcTGATGATCTATTAATGCGATATATATTGAGACAGCTTTCCAATCATGTGCAGTCTCTCAGCCTGAATGGTGTCTACTGGCTCTGTGGCTCTACCGTGGAGAAACTTTCCCGCTGCAGGGCCGTGACGCACCTCGATATCACCGGCTGTCGCCTCACTGCCCTTCGGCTCTCCCGtctcctttcctccctcactCTCCTCAGATCGCTTGCTATTGATGTGACGTCAAGCTTCAACTCTGGGCAGCTCAGTTCAGAGGCTGTGGACACGCTGAGCCGCCTGTCAGAGCTCAGGCAGACACTGTTGACGCCCAGTTATGGTGTGGTGCCGTGCTGCGCCCAACTCCGCAA GCTGATGCTGCAGTTTGACATCTCAGACGTGACCAGAGATGGTGTCGGTGTTTGCTGTCAGTTAATGATGGGTCAGAGCAGTGTGCCACATTACAAACAGCTGGAGGAGTTTAGTGCCAGACTGGCCCCAGGAGAG GTAAACCAGACCTTGCTTCTGCTCTATCTAGCTGTGTTCAGCGTTCACGTTCCAGAGCGTCTCCGAGTTTTCCTCGTGTCGATTCCTGGTCCAAACCCGGCCCACTGGCCTGCCGCTCCCTCATTGGCCCGGAGCTTGGGTCAACGTGGTGACCTGGAGGCCCTGCAGCTTCCTCGGTCCTGGCTGGATTCTTTGTCACTAAAGCGAGCCCTGGAGGGCAACAGCCCCAAGCACCTCAGCTTCAGCCGCTGCCCACACTTCTGGCCACAGGTGTTTGAGTCGCTGCTGGAGGGAGGAGTCAAAGATGCTACACAACTGATCAGCCTTAACCTCAGCGGGATCAATCACGTTCTTTACTCAGAGTGTAGGAGTGTGGATGATCAGCTGGTTGCTGTGACTATGAATCGGTTGGCAGCTACCTGTTGCAACCTTAAACACCTGAATCTGATGCACACACATTATCACCATGAAAACACATCTGAGCTAAGTGGGGATACACACCTGTGTGCTAGCTTGGCCAAATTCAGACACCTGCGCTCTCTCACTCTGCCTGCATGCGCCCTGTCAGATGGCGTAAACACAAATCACATCTCTACAAagaactcctcctcctcctcgttgtTCCTGGGGTTAAAGAAGCCTCCTCGCGTGGGGCTCCAGAATTATAAGCCTAATTCAGAGCCTTCTTTGTCAGGGGACAGCACCTCGGGGCTCGCTCAGCTCTTAGCTGGCTGCCCTCTTTTAGAGACCTTAGAGCTCATAGGTCCAGGTTTTGTCTCTGCACTGCCTCGGCTTGAGCCTTGTGCACGTGCAAGCGTAGAGCCTCGCGGTATGTGCGCGTGGGCTCAAGGAGTTGGCGATGCACACCTGGCCGTGCTTGAAGCATTCTCTCGATTACGTCGTCTGACTCTGGCTGGGCTTCCTGGGGTCCTTAGGGGGACAGGGCTGATACAGCTGGCCAGGCAGTGCAGAGACCTACAAGTATTATCCATTGCCAACATGGGATCCCTAAAAACCATGAACTACGCCCCTGCGTTGCTGGACACACTTAGACAGTGCACACAGCTAAAGGAATTCAG gTTAGAGCAGCCCCACCTGAATGCCAACGCGTCTTTCTTTGAGGCTCTGTCCTGCTGCTCTCGACTGCAACGTTTCTGCCTTATCTCGCGCAGCGGCACCTTCGACCCATCGGCAGTAGAAACTTTCATGGAGCGTTGCAGCCATGTCACGATGTGCCACATGTTCATGGGCGGCACCTTGGTGGCTTGTCGGACACTGCAGAAAGCTCTTCAGGAGAA atTTTCAGTTGAGCGCTCGGCCCTGAATGTGGTCATCTATCCATTACAGCATGAAGACCTTCCTTCAGTCATCAGAGATATCCCGCTAACGCTGCTGGATCggataactttgttccagaGCCACGTGGCCCAGCCCCCACATTTATCACCGTGGTGA